From Amycolatopsis sp. YIM 10, the proteins below share one genomic window:
- a CDS encoding MFS transporter yields MTSSEAVGNAPVDESGTVSRQQWKWSTLAAMASYLDAGSIVALGSGLALFQAYLGLSSGAVGALAAIGPNAIGCALGALIGGRLGDKLGRKRIYKYDLLVYAAGILCIALAVNAPMLFIGTFVVGVAVGADVPTSLALVGEFSPSKARGKLLSFTQIAWNAGPVVVLLLALVLSPLELLGIRIVFLHLFVVAIVTWALRRGLAESARWTAASAAAGSVATRVGALFRGANLRALLWTGTIYLFWNVAAGTNGIFTPYIITTLNAGSQAAGVALSCAGFVIGILATLVFMRLVDRGHTMRKQMWAAGSVMQVLAFVAYLVFPFNIPVIIANILLFGVGAAFAGEAVYKIVSQELFPTMLRGTAQGLTFGVARTFLGIWSFFVPTLATAGIGTVAALLAACLLVSGVVGYFFMPDTSGKSLEQIEVERAPA; encoded by the coding sequence TTGACTTCCTCCGAAGCCGTCGGCAACGCGCCGGTGGACGAATCCGGAACGGTCAGCCGTCAGCAGTGGAAATGGTCGACCCTGGCCGCGATGGCGTCCTATCTGGACGCCGGCTCGATCGTCGCGCTGGGCTCGGGCCTGGCCCTGTTCCAGGCGTACCTGGGATTGAGCAGCGGTGCGGTCGGCGCGCTGGCCGCCATCGGCCCGAACGCGATCGGCTGCGCGCTCGGCGCGCTGATCGGCGGGCGGCTCGGCGACAAGCTCGGCCGCAAGCGCATCTACAAGTACGACCTGCTGGTCTACGCGGCGGGCATCCTGTGCATCGCGCTCGCGGTCAACGCGCCGATGCTGTTCATCGGCACCTTCGTGGTCGGCGTCGCGGTCGGGGCGGACGTGCCGACCTCGCTCGCGCTGGTCGGCGAGTTCTCACCGTCGAAGGCCAGGGGCAAGCTGCTCAGCTTCACGCAGATCGCCTGGAACGCCGGGCCGGTGGTGGTGCTGTTGCTGGCACTCGTGCTGTCCCCGCTGGAACTGCTCGGCATCAGGATAGTCTTCCTGCACCTTTTTGTGGTCGCGATCGTCACCTGGGCACTGCGCCGGGGACTGGCCGAGTCGGCGAGGTGGACCGCGGCGTCGGCCGCCGCCGGTTCGGTCGCGACGCGGGTCGGCGCGCTCTTCCGCGGCGCCAACCTGCGGGCGCTGCTCTGGACCGGCACGATCTACCTGTTCTGGAACGTGGCCGCCGGCACCAACGGCATCTTCACCCCGTACATCATCACCACGCTCAACGCGGGCAGCCAGGCCGCCGGGGTGGCGCTGTCCTGCGCCGGCTTCGTCATCGGCATCCTGGCCACCCTGGTGTTCATGCGCCTGGTCGACCGCGGGCACACCATGCGCAAGCAGATGTGGGCGGCCGGTTCGGTGATGCAGGTGCTCGCCTTCGTGGCCTACCTGGTGTTCCCGTTCAACATCCCGGTGATCATCGCGAACATCCTGCTGTTCGGGGTCGGCGCCGCGTTCGCCGGCGAAGCGGTGTACAAGATCGTCAGCCAGGAGTTGTTCCCGACCATGCTCCGCGGCACCGCGCAGGGGCTGACCTTCGGTGTGGCGCGGACGTTCCTCGGCATCTGGAGCTTCTTCGTGCCGACGCTGGCGACCGCGGGCATCGGCACGGTTGCCGCGCTCCTGGCGGCCTGCCTGCTGGTCAGCGGGGTGGTCGGCTACTTCTTCATGCCCGACACCTCCGGCAAGTCGCTGGAGCAGATCGAAGTGGAGCGGGCGCCGGCATGA